In Anaerolineae bacterium, one genomic interval encodes:
- a CDS encoding thiolase family protein: MKEVVIIGGVRTPIGTHGGAFRDITAQELASIAMRGVLERTGLDPHLIDEVILGCIGQQSDAPNIARVAALMAGIPVRVPGYTVQRNCVSGMVAITNAYQAIQAGDGDIFLCGGTESMSTAPYVVRGARWGLKLRHSTFIDTLWEGLTDPICNQIMGYTAENLATMYGLTREELDQYAVQSHKKAFMATRTGRFRDEIVPVPVIKRAAGQEVAREEIIQDECINPGLTVQKAALYPTVFKEGGVITPANACPISDGAAAVIVMTKEKADALGFKPLAYVRSYAYAAVPPEIMGIGPTRAVPAALKRIGLTLKDMDLIELNEAFAAQVLAVGRELEADGWDWDKVNVNGGAIALGHPVGCSGTRIVVTLLHEMIKRNVQWGLATACVGGGMGGAIIIERA; this comes from the coding sequence GTGAAAGAAGTCGTGATCATCGGAGGAGTGCGCACACCCATCGGCACACACGGAGGAGCATTTCGCGATATCACCGCCCAGGAGCTGGCCAGCATCGCCATGCGGGGTGTGCTGGAGCGGACAGGACTCGACCCCCATCTCATCGATGAGGTCATCCTGGGATGCATCGGCCAGCAGAGCGACGCGCCCAACATCGCGCGGGTCGCCGCGCTGATGGCCGGCATCCCGGTGCGCGTGCCCGGCTACACCGTCCAGCGCAACTGCGTCTCGGGCATGGTGGCCATCACCAACGCCTACCAGGCCATCCAGGCCGGCGATGGGGACATTTTCCTCTGCGGCGGCACGGAGTCCATGTCCACCGCCCCTTACGTGGTGCGCGGTGCCCGCTGGGGCCTGAAACTCCGCCATTCCACTTTCATCGACACCCTCTGGGAGGGCCTCACCGATCCCATATGCAACCAGATCATGGGCTACACGGCCGAGAACTTGGCCACGATGTACGGCCTGACGCGGGAGGAATTGGACCAGTACGCCGTGCAGTCCCATAAGAAGGCCTTCATGGCGACGCGCACCGGCCGCTTCCGCGATGAGATCGTGCCGGTGCCGGTGATCAAGCGCGCCGCCGGCCAGGAGGTGGCTCGCGAGGAAATCATCCAGGACGAATGCATTAACCCGGGCCTGACGGTGCAGAAAGCCGCCCTCTACCCCACCGTGTTTAAGGAAGGCGGCGTGATCACGCCGGCCAACGCCTGCCCCATCTCCGACGGCGCCGCCGCTGTCATCGTCATGACCAAGGAGAAAGCGGATGCCCTCGGTTTCAAGCCGCTGGCGTACGTGCGGAGCTACGCCTATGCCGCCGTTCCCCCGGAGATCATGGGCATCGGCCCGACCCGAGCGGTGCCGGCGGCGCTGAAGCGCATCGGCCTGACGCTCAAGGACATGGACCTCATCGAACTCAACGAGGCCTTCGCCGCCCAGGTGCTGGCCGTCGGCCGGGAGCTGGAAGCCGACGGCTGGGATTGGGACAAGGTCAACGTCAACGGCGGCGCCATCGCCCTCGGACACCCGGTCGGCTGTAGCGGCACCCGCATTGTGGTGACCCTCCTGCACGAGATGATCAAGCGCAACGTGCAGTGGGGCCTGGCCACAGCCTGTGTGGGCGGGGGCATGGGCGGCGCCATCATCATCGAGCGGGCATAA
- a CDS encoding 3-hydroxyacyl-CoA dehydrogenase — MYIFKAGVVGAGAMGSEIAQVISYSGLPVVLKDVDQAMLDKGMARIREIYQRRVEKGKMSAGEMQSKMDLITPTLTYDGFEDVDIVIEAVPEKMSIKQRVFAELDEVCPEGTIFASNTSALSISEMAAATKRPAKVIGMHFFNPAHVMKLVEIIPGLDTSQETVDDVVMFAESLRKIPVVVQECPGFLVNRLLMPYLNEAVKALEEGAATATEIDERMVAFGWPMGPFTLMDMLGLDICYDVGMYLYQEYGSRMEPAKLFAKLVQAGRLGEKSGAGFYGYGDQTDEPVKQFIKELQESGQVQTGTEFSEERLMMPMINEAILCVTEHVANVNDIDMAMIAGTGMTYKGERMGPLQLADTLGLDYVLQKLEEFTAKYGERFRPARLLRTKVRAKHLGKKVGKGFLEYA; from the coding sequence ATGTACATTTTCAAAGCGGGAGTGGTAGGTGCCGGCGCAATGGGCTCGGAGATCGCCCAGGTGATCTCCTACTCCGGCCTGCCCGTTGTGCTGAAGGATGTGGACCAGGCCATGCTGGACAAGGGCATGGCGCGCATCCGCGAGATCTACCAACGGCGCGTCGAGAAGGGGAAGATGAGCGCCGGCGAGATGCAGTCCAAAATGGACCTGATCACGCCGACGCTCACCTATGACGGCTTTGAGGACGTGGACATCGTCATCGAGGCTGTGCCGGAAAAGATGTCCATCAAACAGCGCGTCTTCGCCGAGCTGGACGAAGTCTGCCCGGAGGGCACCATCTTCGCCTCCAACACCTCGGCGCTGTCCATCTCGGAGATGGCGGCGGCGACCAAGCGGCCGGCGAAGGTCATCGGCATGCACTTCTTCAACCCCGCCCACGTCATGAAGCTGGTGGAGATCATCCCCGGCCTGGACACCTCCCAGGAGACCGTGGATGACGTGGTCATGTTTGCCGAGAGCCTGCGCAAAATCCCCGTCGTCGTGCAGGAATGCCCCGGCTTCCTGGTGAACCGCCTGCTCATGCCCTATCTCAACGAGGCGGTGAAGGCGCTGGAGGAGGGCGCTGCCACCGCCACAGAGATTGACGAGCGCATGGTGGCCTTCGGCTGGCCCATGGGGCCGTTCACGCTGATGGACATGCTGGGGCTGGACATCTGCTACGACGTGGGCATGTACCTGTATCAGGAATACGGTTCCCGCATGGAGCCGGCCAAGCTCTTCGCCAAATTGGTGCAGGCCGGCCGGCTGGGCGAGAAATCGGGCGCCGGCTTCTACGGCTACGGCGACCAGACTGACGAGCCGGTCAAGCAGTTCATCAAGGAACTGCAGGAGTCCGGCCAGGTCCAGACCGGCACCGAGTTCAGCGAAGAGCGCCTGATGATGCCGATGATCAACGAGGCCATCCTGTGCGTCACCGAGCATGTCGCCAACGTCAACGACATCGACATGGCCATGATCGCCGGCACCGGCATGACTTACAAAGGCGAGCGCATGGGCCCCTTACAACTGGCGGACACCCTGGGACTGGACTATGTCCTGCAGAAACTGGAGGAATTCACCGCCAAGTACGGCGAGCGCTTCCGGCCGGCGCGCCTCCTGCGCACCAAAGTGCGCGCCAAACACCTCGGCAAGAAGGTCGGGAAGGGCTTTCTGGAATACGCCTGA
- a CDS encoding enoyl-CoA hydratase/isomerase family protein — MGEYQNVRYSVDDRVATITIDHPPANAFDSQTVMDLEAAFDEATNDPRVKVIIITGAGQFAFVAGADVNEINALKSPEQAKEVVLRGQALFNRIEASRKPVIAAINAVCLGGGNELAMACHIRIASANARFGQPEINLGIIPGWGGTQRLPRMIGKGKALELLLTGDMINAQEAYRIGLVNQVVPAGQVLKAAQGLAKKIASRSAIAISAILDCVDTGLKMSLSEGLLYEADKFASLLETEDMHEGVRAFLEKRQPQFKDR, encoded by the coding sequence ATGGGCGAGTATCAAAACGTGCGCTACAGCGTGGATGACCGGGTGGCAACCATTACCATTGACCACCCGCCGGCCAATGCCTTCGATTCCCAAACGGTGATGGACCTGGAAGCCGCCTTTGACGAGGCCACCAATGACCCCCGCGTCAAGGTCATCATCATCACCGGCGCCGGCCAGTTCGCTTTCGTCGCCGGCGCCGATGTCAACGAGATCAACGCCCTGAAAAGCCCGGAGCAGGCCAAAGAGGTGGTCCTGCGCGGCCAGGCCCTCTTCAACCGCATCGAGGCCAGCCGCAAGCCGGTCATTGCCGCCATCAACGCCGTCTGCCTGGGCGGCGGCAACGAGCTGGCCATGGCCTGCCACATCCGCATCGCCAGCGCCAACGCCCGCTTCGGCCAGCCCGAGATCAACCTGGGCATCATCCCCGGCTGGGGCGGCACCCAGCGCCTGCCCCGCATGATCGGCAAGGGCAAGGCGCTCGAGCTCCTGCTGACCGGCGATATGATCAACGCCCAGGAGGCCTACCGCATTGGCCTGGTCAATCAGGTGGTGCCGGCCGGCCAGGTGCTCAAGGCCGCCCAGGGCCTGGCGAAGAAGATCGCCTCCCGCAGTGCCATCGCCATCAGCGCCATCCTGGACTGCGTGGACACCGGCCTCAAGATGAGCCTGAGCGAGGGACTGCTCTATGAGGCGGACAAGTTCGCCTCCCTGTTGGAAACCGAGGATATGCACGAAGGCGTGCGCGCCTTCCTGGAGAAACGACAGCCGCAGTTCAAGGACCGCTGA